From Cecembia calidifontis, one genomic window encodes:
- the rpoB gene encoding DNA-directed RNA polymerase subunit beta, with protein MAIQNQTVRKSFSSIKVVKDYPDFLDIQLQSFKDFFQLDTPAEKRRQDGLFKVFSENFPISDSRENFTLEFIDYTVDPPKYSVEECIDRGLTYSVPLKAKLRLLCHDEDNEDFETIEQEVFLGNLPYMTEKGSFVINGAERVIVSQLHRSPGVFFAQSKHTNGTKLYSARIIPFKGSWIEFATDINNVMYAYIDRKKKFPVTTLLRAIGFGSDKEILDLFGLSEEIEATKNNLKKVSGRRLAARVLRTWVEDFVDEDTGEVVSIDRNEVLLERDSVLTDEDIELILDSGTKSIILHREDVNVADFSIIYNTLQKDNSNSEKEAVEVIYRQLRNTEAPDEATAREVIHGLFFSDKRYDLGEVGRYRINKKLGLDIDPQKIVLTTEDIISIVKYLIGLINSKAVVDDIDHLSNRRVRTVGEQLYSQFGVGLARMARTIRERMNVRDNEDFKPVDLINARTLSSVINSFFGTNQLSQFMDQTNPLAELTHKRRLSALGPGGLSRERAGFEVRDVHYTHYGRLCTIETPEGPNIGLISSLCVHAKVNSMGFLETPYRKVKDGKVSMDPSDIVFLTAEEEDDNNIAQANAPLDDEGNFINEKVKARFEGDFPVLEPKEISYMDVAPNQIVSVAASLIPFLEHDDANRALMGSNMQRQAVPLLRPEAPIVGTGLEAKAATDSRALILAEADGVVEYVDANKITIKYDLSDDELLVNFSDQYKTYNLIKFRRTNQDTTINLSPLVLKGDRVTKGQVLVEGYSTNKGELALGKNLRVAYMPWQGYNFEDAIVISERVVREDIFTSIHIEEFQLEVRDTKRGEEELTSEIPNVSEEAVKNLDENGIIRVGAEVKEGDIIIGKITPKGETDPTPEEKLLRAIFGDKAGDVKDASLKASPSLNGVVIETKLFSRPKKDKDLRAKSKAEVEKLKSQYSKDLLGIRAKMINKLVTLLDGKTSQGVKHKFGDEIISKGVKFNAKNIEQNLFPSKNPYRDESNYNVPEEANLISDIILDDWTEDAHTNKLIQQLVKNYVNARNEISGRFKRDKFTLEVGDELPAGIVQLAKVYIAKKRKLKVGDKMAGRHGNKGIVARIVRDEDMPFLEDGTPMDIVLNPLGVPSRMNIGQIYETVLAWAGFKLGRKYATPIFDGATMEEVSAELEEAGLPAYGRTYLYDGLTGKKFDQPVTVGIAYMLKLGHLVDDKMHARSIGPYSLITQQPLGGKAQFGGQRFGEMEVWALEAFGASHVLQEILTVKSDDVVGRAKAYEAIVKGENLPKPNIPESFNVLVHELRGLALEITLD; from the coding sequence TTGGCTATCCAGAATCAAACCGTAAGGAAAAGTTTCTCATCAATAAAGGTAGTCAAAGACTATCCGGATTTCTTAGATATCCAATTACAATCTTTTAAAGACTTTTTTCAGTTGGACACTCCTGCTGAAAAAAGAAGACAGGATGGTCTTTTCAAGGTGTTTTCTGAAAACTTCCCTATTTCTGACTCCAGGGAAAATTTCACCCTTGAATTTATTGACTATACAGTAGATCCTCCAAAATACAGCGTAGAAGAATGTATTGACAGGGGATTGACTTATTCGGTGCCGCTAAAAGCAAAGCTAAGATTGCTTTGTCATGATGAGGACAATGAGGATTTTGAAACCATCGAACAGGAGGTATTCTTAGGAAACCTTCCTTACATGACGGAAAAAGGCTCCTTTGTCATCAATGGTGCTGAAAGGGTAATCGTTTCCCAACTTCACAGATCTCCTGGTGTTTTCTTTGCCCAAAGTAAACACACCAACGGTACCAAGTTATATTCTGCCAGAATTATTCCTTTCAAAGGTAGCTGGATAGAATTTGCTACTGACATCAACAATGTCATGTATGCTTACATTGACCGTAAGAAGAAGTTTCCGGTTACTACCCTGTTGAGAGCTATAGGATTTGGTTCTGATAAAGAAATCCTGGACCTATTCGGGCTTTCAGAAGAAATTGAGGCAACCAAAAACAACCTCAAAAAAGTATCCGGAAGAAGGCTTGCTGCCCGTGTATTAAGAACCTGGGTGGAAGATTTCGTGGATGAGGATACCGGAGAGGTGGTTTCTATTGATAGAAATGAAGTTTTGTTGGAAAGGGATTCCGTTCTGACAGATGAAGATATTGAATTGATCCTTGATTCAGGCACTAAATCCATCATTCTCCATAGAGAAGATGTGAATGTGGCTGATTTCTCTATTATTTATAATACCCTGCAAAAAGATAACTCCAACTCTGAAAAAGAAGCTGTGGAGGTAATCTATCGTCAGTTGAGAAATACTGAGGCTCCCGATGAGGCTACTGCCCGTGAGGTGATCCATGGCCTATTCTTCTCTGATAAGCGTTACGATCTGGGTGAAGTAGGTAGATATAGGATCAATAAAAAATTGGGTCTTGATATAGATCCTCAAAAAATCGTTTTGACTACTGAAGATATTATCAGTATCGTGAAATATCTGATCGGTTTGATCAACTCGAAAGCGGTAGTGGATGATATCGATCACCTTTCCAACAGAAGGGTAAGAACAGTAGGTGAGCAACTTTACAGCCAATTCGGTGTCGGTCTTGCAAGAATGGCAAGAACCATCAGAGAAAGAATGAACGTCAGGGACAATGAGGACTTTAAACCTGTGGACCTTATCAATGCCCGTACGCTTTCTTCTGTGATCAACTCCTTCTTTGGCACCAATCAGCTTTCTCAGTTTATGGATCAGACCAACCCTCTTGCTGAATTGACGCACAAGAGAAGGCTGTCTGCCTTGGGACCAGGTGGTCTTTCCAGAGAGAGGGCAGGATTTGAAGTAAGGGACGTTCATTACACACATTACGGCCGTCTTTGTACGATCGAAACACCGGAAGGTCCAAACATTGGTCTGATCTCTTCACTTTGTGTTCATGCCAAGGTGAACTCTATGGGCTTCTTGGAAACTCCTTACAGAAAAGTAAAGGACGGAAAAGTAAGTATGGATCCTTCTGATATTGTTTTCCTTACTGCTGAGGAAGAGGATGACAATAACATCGCACAGGCAAATGCGCCTTTGGACGATGAAGGTAACTTTATCAACGAAAAGGTAAAAGCTAGATTTGAAGGTGACTTCCCTGTTTTGGAACCTAAAGAAATCAGCTACATGGACGTTGCGCCAAATCAGATTGTATCGGTAGCTGCTTCTTTGATTCCTTTCTTGGAGCATGATGATGCCAACCGGGCATTGATGGGATCCAACATGCAGCGTCAGGCTGTTCCATTGTTGAGGCCTGAGGCTCCGATAGTAGGTACTGGTTTGGAAGCTAAAGCCGCGACTGATTCCAGAGCACTTATCCTTGCGGAAGCTGATGGTGTAGTAGAATATGTAGATGCCAACAAGATTACCATCAAATATGATCTTTCTGATGATGAATTGTTGGTGAATTTCAGTGATCAGTACAAAACTTATAACCTGATCAAGTTCAGAAGGACCAACCAAGATACTACGATCAACCTTTCTCCTTTGGTGTTGAAAGGTGACAGGGTAACCAAAGGCCAGGTTTTGGTCGAAGGTTATTCCACAAACAAAGGTGAACTTGCCTTGGGTAAAAACCTTAGAGTTGCGTACATGCCTTGGCAAGGTTACAACTTCGAGGACGCCATTGTAATTTCTGAAAGGGTAGTAAGAGAAGATATCTTCACTTCCATCCATATTGAGGAATTCCAGCTTGAGGTGAGGGATACCAAGAGAGGTGAAGAAGAACTGACTTCAGAAATCCCTAACGTATCTGAAGAAGCAGTGAAAAACCTGGATGAAAATGGTATCATCCGAGTGGGTGCTGAGGTAAAAGAAGGAGACATCATTATCGGTAAAATCACTCCTAAAGGAGAAACTGACCCTACTCCTGAAGAGAAGCTGTTGAGGGCAATCTTCGGTGACAAGGCGGGAGATGTAAAAGATGCTTCCCTTAAGGCTTCCCCTTCTTTGAACGGTGTGGTAATCGAAACCAAATTGTTCTCCAGGCCTAAAAAAGATAAAGACCTAAGGGCGAAGTCTAAAGCAGAGGTTGAGAAGTTGAAGTCTCAGTACTCTAAAGATCTACTGGGCATCCGTGCCAAAATGATCAACAAATTGGTGACTTTACTGGACGGTAAGACTTCTCAGGGAGTAAAACACAAATTTGGTGATGAAATCATCAGCAAAGGGGTGAAGTTCAACGCTAAAAATATTGAGCAGAACCTATTCCCATCCAAAAACCCATACAGGGATGAGTCCAACTACAATGTACCTGAAGAGGCTAACTTGATTTCGGACATCATTTTGGATGATTGGACAGAAGATGCACATACCAACAAGCTTATCCAGCAATTGGTTAAGAATTATGTGAATGCAAGAAATGAAATCTCCGGAAGATTCAAGAGAGACAAGTTCACACTTGAAGTTGGAGATGAATTACCTGCAGGTATTGTTCAGCTGGCCAAGGTTTATATCGCTAAAAAGCGTAAACTGAAAGTAGGGGATAAGATGGCAGGTCGTCACGGTAACAAAGGTATTGTGGCGAGAATCGTAAGGGATGAAGACATGCCATTCTTGGAAGACGGTACTCCAATGGATATCGTTTTGAACCCGCTGGGTGTACCTTCCAGGATGAACATCGGTCAGATCTATGAAACAGTGTTGGCTTGGGCCGGATTTAAACTGGGTAGGAAATACGCTACTCCGATTTTCGATGGTGCTACTATGGAAGAGGTATCAGCAGAATTGGAAGAAGCAGGTTTGCCAGCTTACGGAAGAACGTATCTTTATGATGGTTTGACCGGTAAGAAGTTTGACCAGCCGGTGACAGTAGGTATTGCTTACATGTTGAAACTGGGCCACTTGGTTGATGACAAGATGCACGCAAGGTCCATCGGTCCATACTCATTGATTACACAGCAGCCATTGGGAGGTAAAGCCCAATTCGGTGGTCAGCGTTTTGGAGAGATGGAGGTATGGGCACTGGAAGCATTTGGTGCATCCCATGTACTTCAGGAAATCCTGACTGTGAAATCTGACGATGTGGTAGGTAGGGCTAAAGCCTATGAGGCCATCGTGAAAGGAGAAAACCTTCCGAAACCAAATATTCCGGAATCCTTCAATGTATTGGTGCATGAGCTTAGAGGTCTTGCTCTAGAAATTACCCTTGACTAA
- the rplL gene encoding 50S ribosomal protein L7/L12, translated as MADLTQLAEQLVNLTVKEVKELTDILKDQYGIEPAAAGAVMVAAAGGAGASEAAAEEEKTSFDVILKSAGAQKLAVVKLVKELTGLGLKEAKELVDGAPKAVKEGIAKDEADALKKSLEEAGAEVEIK; from the coding sequence ATGGCAGATCTTACACAACTTGCAGAACAGTTGGTTAACTTGACTGTAAAAGAAGTTAAAGAATTGACAGATATCCTTAAAGATCAGTATGGTATTGAGCCTGCTGCAGCTGGCGCCGTAATGGTAGCTGCTGCTGGTGGAGCCGGTGCTAGTGAAGCTGCTGCTGAAGAAGAAAAAACTTCTTTCGACGTAATTTTGAAATCTGCTGGTGCTCAGAAACTAGCTGTTGTGAAGCTTGTTAAAGAATTGACTGGTCTTGGCTTGAAAGAAGCAAAAGAACTAGTTGATGGAGCTCCTAAAGCAGTGAAAGAAGGTATCGCTAAAGATGAGGCTGACGCATTGAAGAAGTCTCTTGAAGAAGCTGGTGCTGAAGTAGAAATTAAGTAA
- the rplJ gene encoding 50S ribosomal protein L10, whose protein sequence is MTREEKAQIIESLTEKFKENPYFYITDASGFTVAEVNAFRRTCFERGVEYKVYKNTLIAKALETLDGDYKGFADKTLKGFSGIIFSKEIGNLPAKVLLDFRKKQGKKEYRPVFKGAYIDSDVFIGEANLEMLSTLKSKQELLGDLLGLLQSPAKNLLAALQSGQNNITGVLKTLADREEK, encoded by the coding sequence ATGACTAGAGAAGAAAAAGCACAAATAATCGAAAGTCTTACCGAGAAGTTCAAAGAAAATCCATACTTCTATATCACAGATGCTTCTGGATTCACAGTAGCTGAGGTAAATGCTTTCAGAAGAACATGTTTCGAGAGAGGTGTAGAGTACAAAGTGTATAAAAACACCCTGATTGCGAAAGCTTTGGAGACCCTTGACGGTGACTACAAAGGTTTTGCAGACAAAACTTTGAAAGGATTCTCCGGTATCATTTTCTCTAAAGAAATCGGTAACCTTCCAGCAAAAGTATTGCTGGATTTCAGAAAAAAACAAGGTAAAAAAGAGTATAGACCGGTTTTCAAAGGTGCTTACATCGATTCAGATGTTTTCATTGGTGAAGCGAACCTTGAAATGTTGTCTACGCTTAAATCTAAGCAGGAATTGCTTGGCGATCTACTTGGATTGCTTCAGTCCCCTGCTAAAAACCTTCTGGCAGCTCTTCAAAGCGGTCAAAACAACATCACTGGTGTATTGAAGACCCTTGCTGACAGAGAAGAAAAATAA
- the rplA gene encoding 50S ribosomal protein L1, with protein MAKLTKKQKEALSKYDPSQQYSLEEASSIVKEITNVKFDASVDIDVRLGVDPRKADQMVRGVVALPHGTGKDVRVLVLCTPDKEEEAKEAGADYVGLDDYIAKIEGGWTDVDVIITMPNVMAKVGRLGRVLGPRGLMPNPKSGTVTLEVGKAVKEVKAGKIDFKVDKFGIIHAGIGKVSFTPEQIQDNVKELINTIAKLKPASSKGTYFKSIHLSSTMSPGVKVDKGSIQGI; from the coding sequence ATGGCTAAGTTAACAAAAAAGCAAAAAGAAGCTCTTTCTAAGTACGACCCAAGCCAGCAGTACTCCCTAGAAGAAGCTTCTTCCATTGTAAAAGAAATCACCAATGTAAAATTTGATGCTTCTGTAGACATCGATGTACGCTTGGGCGTGGATCCTAGAAAAGCAGATCAAATGGTGAGAGGTGTAGTGGCACTTCCTCATGGTACCGGTAAGGACGTGAGGGTATTGGTACTTTGTACACCTGACAAAGAAGAAGAAGCTAAGGAAGCTGGTGCAGACTATGTGGGTCTTGACGATTATATTGCCAAAATTGAAGGCGGTTGGACAGATGTCGATGTGATCATCACCATGCCTAATGTAATGGCGAAAGTTGGTAGACTAGGTAGAGTTTTGGGTCCTAGAGGTTTGATGCCAAACCCTAAGTCCGGAACTGTTACTTTGGAAGTAGGTAAAGCAGTTAAGGAGGTGAAAGCCGGTAAAATCGACTTCAAAGTTGATAAATTCGGTATCATCCATGCAGGTATTGGTAAAGTATCTTTTACCCCTGAGCAAATTCAGGATAACGTAAAAGAACTGATCAATACTATCGCTAAGTTGAAACCTGCTTCTTCTAAAGGTACATATTTCAAGAGCATTCACCTATCCAGTACAATGTCTCCTGGAGTGAAAGTAGATAAAGGAAGTATTCAAGGTATTTAA
- the rplK gene encoding 50S ribosomal protein L11: MAKEITGYVKLQVKGGQANPSPPVGPALGSKGLNIMEFCKQFNARTQDKMGQVLPVLITVFSDKSFEFVVKTPPAANMLLEAAKVKGGSAEPNRKKVGSVTWDQVREIAQVKMPDLNAFKVESAMKMIAGTARSMGITVSGKAPWEE, translated from the coding sequence ATGGCTAAGGAAATCACTGGTTATGTGAAATTACAAGTGAAAGGTGGCCAGGCAAACCCATCGCCTCCAGTAGGTCCAGCTCTTGGTTCCAAGGGTCTGAACATTATGGAGTTCTGTAAGCAGTTTAATGCCCGTACCCAAGATAAAATGGGACAGGTATTGCCTGTTTTGATTACTGTTTTCTCTGATAAGTCTTTCGAATTCGTAGTAAAAACTCCTCCGGCTGCAAACATGCTATTGGAAGCTGCGAAAGTGAAAGGTGGATCAGCAGAACCTAACAGGAAAAAAGTAGGTTCCGTTACCTGGGATCAGGTAAGGGAGATTGCTCAGGTTAAAATGCCTGACTTGAACGCTTTCAAAGTGGAATCTGCCATGAAAATGATTGCAGGTACCGCAAGAAGTATGGGTATCACTGTTTCTGGTAAAGCTCCTTGGGAGGAATAA
- the nusG gene encoding transcription termination/antitermination protein NusG has product MAEHKWYVLRVVAGQEKKTKSYLDNEIVRAKLQEYIPEVLIPSEKVYEMRNGKKRVRERNFFPGYVLVNADLSHGEANHVITSIPGVIGFLGSNQGGASKTPEPLRQSEVNRILGRVEEIDEFAEKLDTPFIVGETVKVMDGPFSGFSGTIEEVFEDKKKLNVMVKIFGRNTPVELNFIQVEKQD; this is encoded by the coding sequence ATGGCTGAACATAAGTGGTACGTACTTAGGGTGGTGGCTGGACAAGAAAAGAAGACCAAGTCTTACTTGGACAATGAAATTGTCAGGGCCAAGCTTCAGGAATACATTCCTGAAGTATTGATTCCATCCGAAAAGGTTTACGAAATGCGCAATGGCAAAAAAAGAGTGAGGGAAAGAAATTTTTTCCCAGGCTATGTTTTGGTCAATGCGGATTTGAGCCACGGTGAGGCCAATCACGTAATTACAAGTATCCCGGGTGTGATCGGTTTCTTAGGTTCAAACCAAGGGGGAGCTTCCAAAACCCCTGAACCATTACGACAGTCTGAAGTCAACAGGATCTTAGGTCGTGTTGAAGAGATTGATGAGTTTGCGGAGAAACTCGATACGCCATTTATAGTCGGAGAGACCGTAAAAGTAATGGACGGTCCCTTTAGTGGTTTCTCGGGGACAATAGAAGAGGTGTTTGAAGACAAAAAGAAACTGAACGTAATGGTTAAGATCTTTGGTCGGAATACGCCTGTTGAATTAAACTTTATACAAGTAGAAAAACAAGATTAA
- the secE gene encoding preprotein translocase subunit SecE: MNIKSFVIESIDEMKNKVTWPSYSFLQNSAVLVIVASLIFALVIGVIDLGFENLMKWFYDLF, translated from the coding sequence ATGAATATTAAAAGTTTTGTCATCGAATCCATTGACGAAATGAAGAACAAGGTTACTTGGCCTTCTTATTCGTTTTTACAAAACAGTGCCGTGTTGGTCATTGTGGCTTCTCTGATCTTCGCACTAGTAATTGGTGTGATTGATCTTGGGTTCGAGAATCTGATGAAGTGGTTTTACGATCTGTTCTAA
- the tuf gene encoding elongation factor Tu, which translates to MAKATFDRSKPHVNIGTIGHVDHGKTTLTAAITAVLAKQGLSEMRDFSSIDNAPEEKERGITINTSHVEYQTANRHYAHVDCPGHADYVKNMVTGAAQMDGAILVVAATDGPMPQTREHILLARQVGVPALVVFLNKVDMVDDPELLELVEMEVRELLSFYEFDGDNIPVIAGSALGALNGEPKWEETVIKLMEAVDNYIPLPERLIDKDFLMPVEDVFSITGRGTVATGRIERGIINSGDPVDIIGMGAQGLKSTVTGVEMFRKILDRGEAGDNVGLLLRGIEKSQIRRGMIICKPGSVTPHAHFKAEVYVLSKEEGGRHTPFFNKYRPQFYLRTTDVTGEIKLPENVEMVMPGDNVTIEVTLLNAVALEKGLRFAIREGGRTVGAGQVTEILD; encoded by the coding sequence ATGGCAAAAGCAACCTTTGACCGTTCCAAACCGCACGTAAATATCGGTACGATTGGTCACGTAGACCATGGAAAGACTACTTTGACTGCTGCCATCACTGCAGTATTGGCTAAGCAAGGTCTTTCTGAAATGAGAGATTTCTCTTCTATCGACAACGCTCCAGAAGAAAAAGAAAGAGGTATCACCATCAACACTTCTCACGTAGAGTATCAAACTGCTAACAGACACTATGCCCACGTTGACTGTCCAGGTCACGCTGACTACGTGAAGAACATGGTTACAGGTGCTGCTCAGATGGACGGCGCTATCCTTGTAGTTGCTGCTACTGACGGACCTATGCCACAAACTAGAGAGCACATCCTTCTTGCCCGTCAGGTAGGTGTTCCTGCTCTTGTAGTGTTCTTGAATAAAGTGGACATGGTTGATGATCCTGAACTTCTTGAACTTGTTGAAATGGAAGTAAGAGAACTGCTTTCTTTCTATGAGTTTGATGGAGACAACATTCCAGTGATTGCTGGTTCTGCTCTTGGTGCACTTAACGGTGAGCCTAAGTGGGAAGAAACAGTTATCAAATTGATGGAAGCTGTTGACAACTACATTCCGCTTCCTGAGCGTTTGATCGACAAAGATTTCTTGATGCCAGTTGAAGACGTATTCTCTATCACTGGACGTGGTACTGTTGCTACTGGTAGAATCGAAAGAGGTATCATCAACTCTGGTGATCCTGTAGATATCATTGGTATGGGTGCTCAAGGTTTGAAATCTACTGTTACTGGTGTGGAAATGTTCCGTAAGATCCTTGACAGAGGTGAAGCTGGTGACAACGTTGGATTGTTGTTGAGAGGTATCGAGAAGTCTCAGATCAGAAGAGGTATGATTATCTGTAAGCCTGGTTCTGTAACTCCTCACGCACACTTCAAAGCTGAAGTTTACGTATTGTCTAAAGAAGAAGGTGGACGTCACACTCCATTCTTCAACAAGTACCGTCCTCAGTTCTATTTGAGAACTACTGACGTAACTGGCGAAATCAAACTTCCTGAGAATGTGGAAATGGTTATGCCAGGTGACAACGTAACTATTGAAGTGACCTTGTTGAACGCAGTTGCTTTGGAAAAAGGTCTACGTTTCGCTATCCGTGAGGGTGGTAGAACAGTAGGTGCCGGTCAGGTAACTGAAATTCTTGACTAA
- a CDS encoding M1 family metallopeptidase — protein MRIWKPKLSLLLLWFVFWSCQSTKNTLVNNEIPPQELAAADLLEESNKKQDLIRGLENKISAYQETRRRDFDLLHTALDLSFDYEKELVHGQAELSLKPYFFPQNELVLDAKDFEVHNVWMMGKKEEEALNFSYNGRQLTLYLPTTLTRKDTIKVKIKYTAHPNENAGGGSKAITDTKGLYFINARGEEKNKPTQIWTQGETEHNSKWFPTIDSPNERVTQELRLTVDAKYRTLSNGLLKSSKANGDGTRTDHWVMDLPHAPYLAAVIVGDFVEVKDSWEGMQVNYYVEKEFESGAKKVFGNTPEMIGFFSEILGVKYPWQRYDQVVVRDFVSGAMENTTISVFMEELNLNEREAIDSEWDGIIAHELFHQWFGNLVTNESWANLTLNEAFANYSEYLWYEYKNGKDDADMHHVSEMEQYLDESKEKQVDLIRFYHENGEDMFDSHSYAKGGRILHMLRRHLGDDAFFASLNHYLTKHAFKAVEVHDLRLAFEEVTGMDLNWFFNQWFLASGHPILEYEVDYSQPENLLLTVAQRQDLSNTPLYRIPFKVSWYHEGKRFEKELVLDKAWQQFAVDNGAPVTELYVDEAAEILAEKVSYRGKQHFINQYRTSVLGLARYEALDSLASMFAEDKDVAELMGKGLEDGFWAIRELAIMKISLHPEWLLFIDNLEEKLFEIAENDPKNTVRLGAIELLALIDGEKYSPSFLRWMNHPSYYVAGAALGAYLETEENINREEVAARFMEEKNIRMVVALANYFIAEEIPGKGGWFHEKLDQIRGQALYYYLGYYGDYFAKLPGEGSELAIANLLKLAGSHRANYVRIAAFMGLFAFVEEAGVLDSARQIWLKEEDEMAKRYMEFFLSSYLDEN, from the coding sequence GGCTGGAAAATAAGATTTCAGCCTATCAGGAAACCAGAAGAAGAGATTTTGACCTCTTGCATACCGCGTTGGACCTGTCTTTTGATTATGAAAAGGAATTGGTCCATGGGCAGGCGGAACTCTCCTTGAAACCTTATTTTTTTCCGCAAAACGAACTGGTATTGGATGCCAAAGATTTTGAAGTCCACAATGTCTGGATGATGGGAAAGAAAGAGGAGGAGGCACTGAATTTTAGCTACAATGGAAGACAGCTTACCCTTTATCTTCCCACAACCCTCACCAGGAAGGATACAATCAAGGTGAAAATAAAATACACTGCCCATCCCAATGAAAATGCCGGAGGTGGAAGCAAAGCCATCACGGATACCAAGGGCCTCTATTTTATCAATGCAAGAGGTGAGGAAAAAAATAAACCTACCCAAATTTGGACCCAGGGAGAGACAGAACACAATTCCAAATGGTTCCCCACAATTGACTCACCCAACGAAAGGGTGACACAGGAATTAAGGTTGACGGTAGATGCCAAGTACCGAACCTTGAGCAATGGCCTTTTGAAATCAAGTAAAGCGAATGGAGATGGCACGAGAACAGATCATTGGGTAATGGACCTCCCCCATGCGCCTTATCTGGCAGCGGTTATAGTAGGAGATTTTGTGGAGGTGAAAGATAGCTGGGAGGGCATGCAGGTCAATTATTATGTTGAAAAGGAATTTGAGAGCGGGGCAAAAAAAGTTTTTGGAAATACTCCGGAAATGATCGGTTTTTTCTCCGAGATATTGGGAGTTAAGTATCCCTGGCAGCGCTATGACCAGGTGGTGGTGCGGGACTTCGTATCGGGTGCTATGGAAAATACCACCATTTCGGTTTTTATGGAAGAGCTTAACCTCAATGAGCGGGAGGCAATTGATTCAGAATGGGACGGTATCATTGCCCATGAGCTCTTTCATCAGTGGTTTGGCAATTTGGTTACCAATGAATCTTGGGCCAACCTCACCTTGAATGAAGCTTTTGCCAATTACTCCGAATACCTCTGGTATGAGTACAAAAACGGCAAGGATGATGCGGACATGCATCATGTATCAGAAATGGAGCAATACTTGGATGAATCCAAAGAAAAGCAGGTGGACCTGATCCGGTTTTACCACGAAAATGGGGAGGATATGTTTGACAGCCATTCTTATGCCAAAGGGGGAAGGATATTGCATATGTTAAGAAGGCATCTGGGGGATGACGCTTTTTTTGCTTCTTTGAACCATTACCTCACCAAACATGCCTTCAAGGCAGTGGAAGTGCATGACCTCAGGTTGGCATTTGAGGAAGTGACAGGTATGGATTTGAATTGGTTTTTCAACCAATGGTTTTTGGCGTCGGGACATCCTATTTTAGAATATGAAGTAGATTACAGCCAGCCCGAGAACCTGCTCCTGACCGTTGCCCAGCGTCAGGACCTGAGCAATACACCTTTATATAGGATACCATTTAAAGTGAGTTGGTACCATGAGGGGAAACGCTTTGAGAAAGAACTGGTCTTGGATAAAGCCTGGCAGCAGTTTGCTGTAGATAATGGTGCACCGGTAACCGAGCTCTATGTGGATGAAGCAGCTGAAATATTGGCAGAAAAGGTTTCTTACAGAGGGAAGCAGCATTTTATCAATCAATACAGAACCTCAGTTTTAGGGCTTGCCCGCTATGAGGCACTGGACAGTTTGGCCAGCATGTTTGCTGAGGACAAAGATGTGGCTGAATTGATGGGCAAAGGGTTGGAGGACGGATTTTGGGCCATCAGGGAATTGGCCATCATGAAAATTTCCTTACATCCGGAATGGCTGCTTTTCATTGATAATCTGGAGGAGAAGTTGTTTGAGATTGCAGAAAATGATCCAAAGAATACCGTTAGGTTAGGAGCGATAGAACTGCTTGCCCTGATAGACGGGGAAAAGTATTCCCCTTCGTTTTTGAGGTGGATGAACCATCCTTCTTATTATGTGGCGGGAGCAGCTTTGGGGGCCTATCTAGAGACCGAAGAAAATATCAACCGGGAAGAAGTGGCGGCCAGGTTCATGGAGGAAAAGAACATCCGGATGGTAGTAGCCCTTGCCAATTATTTCATTGCAGAAGAAATCCCTGGTAAGGGAGGCTGGTTTCATGAAAAGTTGGATCAGATCCGGGGTCAGGCTTTGTACTACTATTTGGGGTATTATGGGGATTATTTCGCCAAGCTACCCGGGGAGGGTTCGGAGCTGGCGATTGCCAATCTCCTGAAGTTGGCAGGAAGTCACAGGGCCAATTATGTACGTATAGCAGCATTTATGGGGCTTTTTGCCTTTGTCGAAGAGGCAGGCGTATTGGACAGTGCCCGGCAAATTTGGCTGAAGGAAGAGGATGAAATGGCGAAAAGGTACATGGAGTTTTTCCTGTCATCCTACCTGGATGAAAATTAA